The proteins below are encoded in one region of Andreesenia angusta:
- a CDS encoding LemA family protein: protein MSKKLVAIIAVLAVVLIGAVSLVGSYNSLVSMDEDVNGKWAQVENVVKRRADLIPNLVNTVQGFADQEREVLMGVTEARSRIQSAGSPSEYAEANEALTGAISRLNVVVESYPELKSNENFIRLQDELAGTENRIAVERGRYNESVQQYNSRIRKFPTSLMAGMFGFEQKEYFEISESDMENPEVKFE, encoded by the coding sequence ATGAGTAAAAAGCTAGTAGCTATAATAGCGGTGCTTGCGGTTGTTCTGATTGGAGCAGTTTCACTTGTTGGAAGCTACAACAGCCTTGTGAGCATGGATGAAGATGTAAACGGGAAATGGGCCCAGGTTGAAAACGTGGTGAAGAGAAGGGCGGACCTCATTCCAAACCTAGTAAATACAGTCCAGGGGTTTGCAGACCAGGAGAGAGAAGTGCTTATGGGGGTTACAGAGGCCAGAAGCAGAATACAGTCGGCAGGAAGCCCTTCAGAATATGCAGAGGCCAACGAGGCGCTTACAGGAGCTATATCGAGGCTTAACGTAGTAGTTGAAAGCTATCCGGAACTCAAGTCCAATGAAAACTTCATAAGGCTTCAAGACGAGCTTGCTGGAACTGAGAACAGGATAGCTGTAGAGAGAGGAAGATACAACGAGTCGGTTCAACAGTACAACTCAAGGATAAGAAAGTTCCCTACAAGCCTGATGGCAGGGATGTTTGGCTTTGAGCAGAAGGAATACTTTGAAATAAGCGAAAGCGATATGGAAAATCCAGAAGTGAAGTTTGAATAG
- a CDS encoding TPM domain-containing protein, producing the protein MRKLIGIIALLLALVFSGTAHGAQLPESSYDFYVYDETGTISESLKREIVETNKVIDEKSGAQIVVAVVENTEGSSGAQEYANELFEKWEIGDSEKDNGVLFLVSMEEQELWIEIGYGLEGALPDGKVGGIRDKYVIPNFKSGDYNEGIRQGFYALAEEVSKEYNLGDVGVESPQEAVESDAAGAGIGKILIVAGVVALVILDMIFFRGTMTMIIIRIFLGGRGPGGFGGGSGGGSSRGSGGGGSSGGGGAGGSW; encoded by the coding sequence ATGAGAAAACTCATTGGAATTATAGCTCTTCTTTTAGCTCTCGTATTTTCAGGTACTGCCCACGGGGCTCAGCTGCCGGAAAGCTCATATGACTTTTATGTGTATGACGAGACTGGAACTATAAGCGAGAGCCTCAAAAGAGAGATAGTCGAGACAAACAAGGTGATAGATGAAAAGTCAGGAGCCCAGATAGTTGTAGCTGTTGTAGAGAATACCGAAGGCAGCTCAGGAGCGCAAGAGTATGCAAATGAGCTATTTGAGAAGTGGGAGATTGGAGACAGTGAAAAAGACAACGGAGTCCTGTTTCTAGTCTCTATGGAAGAGCAGGAACTTTGGATTGAAATAGGGTACGGGCTCGAAGGGGCTCTCCCTGACGGGAAAGTAGGAGGCATAAGAGACAAGTATGTGATTCCGAACTTCAAAAGCGGGGACTACAATGAAGGAATAAGGCAGGGGTTCTATGCCTTGGCAGAGGAAGTTTCAAAAGAGTACAACCTTGGAGATGTAGGTGTAGAGAGCCCGCAGGAAGCAGTGGAGAGCGATGCCGCAGGAGCTGGAATAGGAAAGATTCTAATTGTAGCTGGGGTAGTTGCGCTTGTAATTCTGGATATGATATTTTTCAGAGGAACTATGACCATGATCATCATAAGGATTTTCCTAGGAGGAAGAGGCCCAGGAGGATTCGGAGGTGGCTCTGGAGGCGGATCTTCTAGGGGCTCCGGAGGAGGAGGTTCTTCAGGAGGAGGAGGAGCTGGCGGAAGCTGGTAG
- the thiI gene encoding tRNA uracil 4-sulfurtransferase ThiI, which produces MKKVVSISFGEIALKGANRGFFENQLIRKIRFALRKFENIHVSKDQGKLYIEPNPEDIEEIIKRVRKVFGIVYVSPCYKIEKDMDSIREAAVYAMKQEMENGKSSFKVDTKRADKRYPIKSPDISRDIGGYILENLEGSSVDIHNPDTMVYVDIRTSAYVYTEKHKGYGGLPVGTNGKGLLLLSGGIDSPVAGFLMAKRGVEVHAIHFHSYPFTSERAEEKVKELANIISLYCGNMKLYSVNLLNIQKEINKNCPEDEMTIISRRFMMRIAEAIAKREGMDALITGESLGQVASQTIQGINVTNSSVSLPVLRPLIGTDKTDIVEISKDIETYETSILPFEDCCTVFLPKHPVTKPKLEDIEESESVLDVEGLVKSAVESAELEFIK; this is translated from the coding sequence ATGAAAAAAGTAGTCAGCATTAGTTTTGGAGAAATAGCTCTAAAAGGGGCGAACAGAGGTTTTTTTGAAAACCAGCTCATAAGGAAGATAAGATTTGCTCTTAGAAAGTTCGAGAACATACACGTGAGCAAGGACCAGGGCAAGCTCTATATAGAGCCTAATCCGGAAGATATAGAGGAGATAATAAAGAGAGTCAGAAAGGTATTTGGAATAGTGTATGTGTCGCCATGCTACAAGATAGAAAAAGACATGGACTCCATAAGAGAGGCAGCTGTATATGCCATGAAGCAGGAGATGGAAAATGGAAAAAGCTCTTTCAAGGTAGACACAAAGAGAGCAGACAAGAGATACCCAATAAAGTCGCCTGATATCTCGAGGGATATTGGAGGCTATATACTGGAGAACCTGGAGGGGTCGTCTGTGGACATACACAATCCAGACACAATGGTATATGTAGACATAAGGACTTCAGCATATGTCTACACAGAGAAGCACAAGGGATACGGCGGGCTTCCAGTCGGGACCAACGGAAAGGGTCTGCTGCTGCTTTCAGGCGGAATAGACAGTCCTGTTGCAGGATTCTTGATGGCCAAGAGGGGCGTTGAAGTCCACGCGATACATTTCCACAGCTATCCGTTTACAAGCGAGAGGGCAGAAGAGAAAGTCAAGGAGCTTGCAAACATAATCTCGCTTTACTGCGGAAATATGAAGCTGTACAGCGTGAACCTCTTGAATATACAGAAAGAGATAAACAAGAACTGTCCTGAGGACGAGATGACCATAATCTCTAGAAGGTTTATGATGAGGATAGCGGAGGCCATAGCCAAGCGAGAAGGCATGGATGCGCTTATAACGGGAGAAAGCCTTGGGCAAGTGGCAAGCCAGACTATACAGGGTATAAACGTCACAAACTCATCTGTGAGCCTGCCTGTACTCAGACCGCTTATAGGTACGGACAAGACGGATATAGTTGAGATTTCAAAAGACATAGAGACTTATGAAACATCGATACTTCCTTTTGAGGACTGCTGTACAGTATTCCTGCCGAAGCACCCTGTGACAAAGCCGAAGCTAGAGGACATAGAGGAGTCAGAGTCGGTGCTGGACGTAGAGGGACTTGTGAAGAGTGCAGTGGAGAGTGCTGAACTTGAGTTTATAAAATAA